The genomic window ATTACAGGTCTGGCAAGGTTGAAATAAGAAACCTGCCTCTAGCCCGCTTAAGCCAATCGCTTTAAGGATTTTCTGCCTCGCCAAGGCGAGGCAGAAAATCCCCACCCAACTTCAAAATCTCAGGCCTTGGGAGGGGAGAAAAAGGCACTAAGAAGACTAAGGCGAGCCTAAAGACTCGAATAAGATCGGATAGACAATTAGAGAGGCATTGGCGCCTCCTCAAAGCGAGCAGGCTTACAGAACAAATGGGCCTACATTCGCATCTTGGTATTCGCCAATACAAAGAGAGGCGAAAGTCTAATCTGGGCAAAACACCTAACAAGATTCCCTGAGTCGACTTATATACACAGAACGGATTAACTCAGAGAAAAGATAGTCCAGAGAAAGCGAATAAAAAGAAACCCTCTATCGGGCATGAACAAACTTTTGACGGCTTTCAATTGGCATCCTTTTTTCAATTAATCCAATCAAAGCCAAACACTTTGGCCAGACAGCTTCAAAGATTTTGACCAACCATTTTCCATGGCATTACTTGACCAATAAGGCGTTGTACGAGCCAATACTCTAAGAGTAAATGCATCCAATAAAGCAAGAAAAAAACCCCGTCAAGTAAAACCTGACGGGGAATTATATTTCTGCCGATGAATCGACTAACTAACTAGCGAGAGGGGATGTTATCCAAACTTGCTAGCTGTAGATGCAATCACAAAGGCACCGAAGGTAAATATGTTGCCCACTGCAAAGTGAGTCACGCCAACCAGACGGGCCTGCACGATCGAAAGAGCTACTGGCTTATCACGCCATCCAACCAGGTTGGCAATCGGAGAGCGCTGATGAGCCCAAACGAGAGTCTCGATCAGCTCCTGCCAATAACCCCTCCAAGAGATCAGGAACATGAATCCTGTTGCCCAGACCAAATGGCCTGCAAGGAACATGTATGCCCAAGGGGAGAGATTATTAATCCCGAATGGGTTGTAGCCATTGATGATCTGGGAACTATTGATCCAGAGATAATCCCTGAACCAACCCATTAAGTGGGTACTGGACTCATTGAACTGAGCCATGTTGCCCTGCCAAGCGGCAAGGTGCTTCCAGTGCCAGTAATAAGTTGCCCAAGCAATGGTATTCAGTGCCCAGAAAATAGCCATGTAAGTGGAGTCCCACGCAGAGATGTCGCAGGTGCCGCCACGTCCAGGGCCATCACAAGCAAAGGCATAGCCGAAGTCCTTTTTATCGGGCATCAGCTTGGAACCTCTTGCATCAAGTGCTCCCTTGATCAAGATCAATGCAGTGGTGTGAAGACCCAAGGCAATGCCATGGTGAACCAGGAAATCTCCTGGGCCAATAGGCATGAAGTTGGAAACCTCTGGACTGGCATTAATCAGATCCATCCAGTAGTGATCCCCAGGCATCCCAGCCGCAGCCAAGGAAGGGGCACTATTTGCATTCGCCAGCAGCACATCAAGGCCATACATGACCTTGCCACTAGCGGCCTGAATGAACTGAGCAAAGATGGGCTCAACAAGGATCTGCTTTTCGGGGGTTCCGAAAGCAATCACCACATCGTTATGGAGATACAGCGCCAGGGTGTGGAAACCGAGGAGCATGCAAACCCAGCTCAAGTGACTGATAAGTGCTTCTTTGGTTTCTAAGACCCTTGCAAGAACATTGTCCTTATTGGCCTCAGGGTCATAGTCACGGACAAAGAAGATTGCTCCGTGGGAGAAGGCACCGCACATCAGGAAGATGGCGATGTACTGATGGTGGGTGTAAAGAGCTGCCTGAGTGGTGTAGTCCTGCGCAATGAAGGCATACGAGGGCAAGGCGCCCATGTGATGCGCTACAAGGCTTGCTGCTGTACCTAGACAGGCAAGAGCAAGACCAAGTTGGAAGTGCAGGGAGTTGTTGATCGTGTCGGTGATCCCGTTGTGATTGAGACCGTAGTGACCGATTTTTTCTCGGAAACCATCCTTATGAGGATCATTGGGATGATTGGTGTTGTGACCGTCGGTGATTTCCTTAAAGGTATGGCCGATACCGAAACTATTCCGGTACATATGGCCACCGATGATCATGAAGACACCGATCGCAATGTGGTGGTGCGAGATGTCAGTCAGCCAAAGGGCACCACTCTGTGGATGAACACCACCTAGGAAAGTAAGGATGGCCGTGCCAGCGCCTTCAGAAGTACCAAAGGCATGATTCAAAGAATCAGGATTCTGTGCATAGGCTCCCCAGTTTCCTGTGAAGAATGGGGTCAACCCTTCAGGGTGTGGGAGAACTGTGAGGAAGTTGTCCCAACCGACGTGCTGACCACGTGATTCAGGAATGGCCACGTGAACGAGGTGACCAGTCCAGGCGATGTTGGTGAAACCGAACAGCACTGCGAGGTGATGATTCATCATCGCCTCAGCGTTCTTGAACCACGCCAGCGAAGGACGGAACTTTGGCTGTAAATGCAGCCAACCACCGAACAAGAGCCAAGCAACCAGGATGTCAATGAAGATGGCGCCCTGGTAAAGCTCTGTATTGGTGCGCATTCCGATGGTGTACCACCAGTGGTACAAACCGGAATAGCAAATGTTTACTGGACGGGAAGCACCCGCTTGAGTCAAAGCATCAGTGATGCCTTGACCGAAGTGAGGATCCCAAATTGCGTGGGCAATCGGTTGAACATTTTGTGGGTCGGCGACCCACTGTTCGAAGTTGCCCTGCCAGGCGATATGGAACAGGTTTCCTGCAACCCATAGGCCAATAACAGCCAGATGACCGAAATGGGTAGAGAACAGCTTTTGGTAAAGCCGTTCTTCGGTCATGCCGTCGTGGCTCTCGAAGTCGTGAGCCGTGGCTATGCCGTACCAAATACGGCGGGTTGTAGGGTCCTGTGCCAGACCCTGGCTGAACGAAGGAAATTTCGTTGCCATGTGGGGAAAGGTCAGGAAAGGTCAGCCGAGCCCAAGAAGGCGGGCATGGAAGAAGGCCCAGGTGGTCACAATGCCACCAAACAGGAAGTGGGTTACACCAACTGCGCGGCCCTGCGTAATCGAAAGTGCCCGGGGCTGGATGGTGGGAGCAAGCTTGAGCTTGTTATGAGCCCAGATAATGGATTCAAATAGCTCCTGCCAGTAGCCACGGCCGCTGAACAAGAACATCAAGCTAAAGGCCCACACGAAGTGGCCACCAAGGAATAGCAGGCCATAGCCGCTGAGGCCAGTGCCGTAGCTCGTGAGCACCTGTGAGGACTGAGCCCAGAGGAAGTCACGGAACCAACCATTCACAGTGATGGCGCTTTGAGCAAAGTTGCCAGAAACGAGATGAGTCACACTCCCGTCTGAATTAACAGTGCCCCATACATCGCTTTGCATCTTCCACGAGAAGTAGAAGATCACCATCGAGAGGGAGTTGTACATCCAGAACAGGCCTAGGAACACGTGGTCCCAAGAGGAAACCTGGCAGGTACCACCACGACCTGGGCCATCGCAAGAGAAGCGGAAGCCAAGATTTGCCTTGTCAGGAACAAGACGGGAACTGCGGGCAAAAAGCACACCCTTGAGAAGGATGAGGCAAGTTACGTGAATGGTGAAGGCATGGATGTGGTGAATCATCAAGTCGGCTGTTCCCAAGGGAATAGCCATCAGAGCCACCTTGCCGCCTACTGCTACAACACTTCCGTTGAACACATCACTAACTGCACCTGGCAGACCTGTAGTCGTGCCAACCACAGCTGATGTGCCAATTGAAGACGCCCAAAGGCTTTGGATCCACTGAGCTAAGACAGGCTGCAACTGGATTGCAGAGTCGCTGAACATGTCTTGGGAACGACCCAAAGCACGCATGCTGTCGTTGTGTATATAAAGGCCGAAGCTATGGAAGCCAAGGAACATACACACCCAGTTGAGGTGACTGATAATGGCGTCCCGCGCCTTGAACATGCGGTCAAGCACGTTATCGACGTGCACTGAGACGTCATAGTCACGAATGACTGCGATGCCAGCGTGAGCGGCTGCTCCGCAAATCATCAAGCCACCAATCCACATGTGGTGTGTGAATAGCCCAAGAACCGTTGGGTAATCAGTCGCTAGGTATGGATATGGAGGCAGAGAATACATGTGGTGTGCAACCACGATGCTTCCTGAACCAATGCAGGCCAAGTTCACTGCCAGCTGAGCATGCCAGCTATTGGATAGGAACTCAAAGAGACCTTTGTGACCATTGGGAGCTGGGAATAACAGGGGGTCACCCTTTACGTTCCCCATGATCTCTTTCATGCTGTGGCCGATACCGAATCTTGAGCGGTATACATGACCTCCAAACATCAAAAAGACCGCCCATGCCAAATGGTGATGAGCAACATCAGTACTCCATAGAGCACCAGTTACAGGATTCACTCCTCCGTTGTTGGTGAGAAAATCACTAAAGGCCCACCAATTAGCCGAGAAGAAATTCCCGACGCCTGAAGCAAGACCTGGATAAATCTGGCCAACGAGATCAGCGTTGTAGAGCTCGTGTGGCAGAGGGATATCCGCTGCAGTGGCGATGGTCTTGCCATCAAGCACCATTGGAGTGCCTGCATCTATGGCATCCAAAAGGGCGTTGGTGGGGTTGGCCACATGGATCAAGTGACCTGTCCAACCAAGAGAGCCCAAGCCAAACAGACCAATCTGATGGTGCTGAAGCATCGACTCAATCTTCTTAAACCACTCCAGCTTTGGAGCTGCTTTGTGGTAGTGGAAGATTCCGCCATGGAGTACCAGGGCAGCCATGATTAGGGCACCAGTTGCCAGAGCCATGAGCTCCGTCTCACTGGTGATGCCCCAGGCCCTCCACATTTGGAAAATGCCGGAGGTGATCTGAATGCCGTTAAAACCGGCACCCATATCAGCATTCATGATTTCTTGACCGACGATTGGCCAAACGACCTGCGCACTTGCTTTCACGTGCGTGGGGTCGGCTAGCCAGCCGGAGTAGTTGGAGAAGCGGGCACCGTGGAAGAAGGCACCGCTCATCCAGATAAACACTATGGCCAAATGGCCGAAGTGCGCCGAAAAGATCTTCCGGCTGGTTTCTTCCAGATCCCCAATGTGGGTATCGAAGTCGTGGGCGTCAGCGTGGAGGTTCCAAATCCAGGTTGTGGAGTTTGGTCCTTTAGCGAGGCTTTTCGAGAAAAATCCGGGTTGTTCGAATTTTTCAAAGTCGGCTGGAACGTGGTCCCGGTCGACTGGTTGATCGTAAATGGGCTTCGCTTTTTCCCCACGCTCTGGTGGGCTGATGGTCATCGAGAGGTTCCTCGAGGGACGGGATCGAGGTGGAGGTCCACCCCTTCGACAGGCCCATGGGCTTGCCGGGGCCCCGGAGACACCACCACCGAAGTGGTGCTGATACCGGGCGCCAGCACAAGTCGAAAGTCGAAACTCAGACTCACACTGGAGCTATGGGCCCCTACAAGGGGACCGCTTCAAGCAGCATAAAGCTGAGCACCACTCACTACGACAGCAAGTAACAAATGTTCTATCCGCTCGCTAATCAGTGGGGGCCTGGCGTCTGCAGAAGGGCCACTGACAGAAGCGGATCATTAATACACGTAAGTTTACAACTCCAAAAGAAGCAAATTTTCAACGCTAATTAACATAAATCAATCAACTAATCCAACACTGCCGCCTTGCAAGGAGTTGCCACGCTTTTACCCACACCGGGTGGCTGCCCAGAATGACCAAATCTTGCCTCCCTCCAATGCCGCTTTCGAGCCGGCGTCAGCAATTCAATCTGTCGTTATGGCATGGGAAGGCCATGCGCCTATTGCAAGGCCTGGTGTTGGTTGTGCTGCTGAGCATCTCTGGGCTCTCTCCCGCACAAGCCCTGCCAGGCTGGCCCTTTAACAACCAAAACAAGGAACGTTCAACAACGCAATCCTTACGCGTGCCAGCGCCAACTGGAACTCTGCAAGAGATTGCCCCACCAGGGGCAGTACAACAACTGCGAGAGCAACTCGCCAAGCATCACCCCCAACTGAGCCTGGAAAGCCCAACAGAAGGGACAGTGCTTAAGAAGGATGGGAGCTGGGAGCTCTTGCTCAATTTGAAGGACTGGCCACTGACCAACGATCCAGAACTAGGCCTCGGTGCCCATGTTGTGGTGCAACTTGATGAGAATCCACCACTCCGCATTAGCGAAGCAGATGGTGGCCAACTGCGTATTGCGATGGAAGGCCTGCAGCCTGGAAGTCACAGACTCAGCGCCTACGCCGCTTATCCATGGGGCGAAGCTGTAAAGGATCCCAAGGCCAGCCTGCAATGGCGGCTGCATCAGCTTCAACCTCTGAAAAAAACTCAACCGACAGAAGATGAGCCTTGGTTCGTCACCGTTAGCCCCTCAGAACTCAGCAACAGTGAACCCCTTCTATTGGACTGGTTGATCTGGAATGCTCCCATTCAGAACCTTAAAGAAGGCGATGGCCGCTGGCGACTCCAAGTGAGTGTGAATGGTGAAAGTTTCCAAATCACTCACCAAGACGCCATTTGGATCAAGGGCCTGCCCTCAGGATCAGGCCCCATTAGCGTTCAAACAGAGATGCTCGACGGCTTGGGCAAGCCAATTAATCCAGTATTCAACAACCAACTGAGGATTGTTCAGACCAGCGAAGCAGTCAAGCCAGTTTGGATGCAGGCAACGCTGACAAATCAGCAAGTAGCAAGGCTCTTAGGGGAACCCCAGCCAGAAGAAGACCAGCCTTTGGCTGATCAAAC from Prochlorococcus marinus str. MIT 9313 includes these protein-coding regions:
- the psaA gene encoding photosystem I core protein PsaA, which produces MTISPPERGEKAKPIYDQPVDRDHVPADFEKFEQPGFFSKSLAKGPNSTTWIWNLHADAHDFDTHIGDLEETSRKIFSAHFGHLAIVFIWMSGAFFHGARFSNYSGWLADPTHVKASAQVVWPIVGQEIMNADMGAGFNGIQITSGIFQMWRAWGITSETELMALATGALIMAALVLHGGIFHYHKAAPKLEWFKKIESMLQHHQIGLFGLGSLGWTGHLIHVANPTNALLDAIDAGTPMVLDGKTIATAADIPLPHELYNADLVGQIYPGLASGVGNFFSANWWAFSDFLTNNGGVNPVTGALWSTDVAHHHLAWAVFLMFGGHVYRSRFGIGHSMKEIMGNVKGDPLLFPAPNGHKGLFEFLSNSWHAQLAVNLACIGSGSIVVAHHMYSLPPYPYLATDYPTVLGLFTHHMWIGGLMICGAAAHAGIAVIRDYDVSVHVDNVLDRMFKARDAIISHLNWVCMFLGFHSFGLYIHNDSMRALGRSQDMFSDSAIQLQPVLAQWIQSLWASSIGTSAVVGTTTGLPGAVSDVFNGSVVAVGGKVALMAIPLGTADLMIHHIHAFTIHVTCLILLKGVLFARSSRLVPDKANLGFRFSCDGPGRGGTCQVSSWDHVFLGLFWMYNSLSMVIFYFSWKMQSDVWGTVNSDGSVTHLVSGNFAQSAITVNGWFRDFLWAQSSQVLTSYGTGLSGYGLLFLGGHFVWAFSLMFLFSGRGYWQELFESIIWAHNKLKLAPTIQPRALSITQGRAVGVTHFLFGGIVTTWAFFHARLLGLG
- the psaB gene encoding photosystem I core protein PsaB; this translates as MATKFPSFSQGLAQDPTTRRIWYGIATAHDFESHDGMTEERLYQKLFSTHFGHLAVIGLWVAGNLFHIAWQGNFEQWVADPQNVQPIAHAIWDPHFGQGITDALTQAGASRPVNICYSGLYHWWYTIGMRTNTELYQGAIFIDILVAWLLFGGWLHLQPKFRPSLAWFKNAEAMMNHHLAVLFGFTNIAWTGHLVHVAIPESRGQHVGWDNFLTVLPHPEGLTPFFTGNWGAYAQNPDSLNHAFGTSEGAGTAILTFLGGVHPQSGALWLTDISHHHIAIGVFMIIGGHMYRNSFGIGHTFKEITDGHNTNHPNDPHKDGFREKIGHYGLNHNGITDTINNSLHFQLGLALACLGTAASLVAHHMGALPSYAFIAQDYTTQAALYTHHQYIAIFLMCGAFSHGAIFFVRDYDPEANKDNVLARVLETKEALISHLSWVCMLLGFHTLALYLHNDVVIAFGTPEKQILVEPIFAQFIQAASGKVMYGLDVLLANANSAPSLAAAGMPGDHYWMDLINASPEVSNFMPIGPGDFLVHHGIALGLHTTALILIKGALDARGSKLMPDKKDFGYAFACDGPGRGGTCDISAWDSTYMAIFWALNTIAWATYYWHWKHLAAWQGNMAQFNESSTHLMGWFRDYLWINSSQIINGYNPFGINNLSPWAYMFLAGHLVWATGFMFLISWRGYWQELIETLVWAHQRSPIANLVGWRDKPVALSIVQARLVGVTHFAVGNIFTFGAFVIASTASKFG